DNA sequence from the Calidithermus timidus DSM 17022 genome:
TCGTCCTCGTAGAGCACGCGGGTTTTCCCGGTACGGGTATCCAGGAGCTTGACCTTCCCCGCGGTGAGGTAGGCGATGAGCTCGCTGTCGGGGGTTTTGGTGACGCTGCCGACGGGGTGGTCTTCGTCGGTGAGCTGGGTGATCTCGCCGGTTTGGTAGTTGAGGCGGAAGATGTTGTAGTGGGGGTTTTCGTGCGGGGCACGCTCGTGCTTGGAGGCCCGATCCGAACGAAAGATGATCTCGGGCCGGGTAAGGTCGAAAGAGTTCTCGGTGAAGTAGAGGTGTACATTGTTGCCGCGGTCGGTGAGCTGGGTGATGAGCCGACCGCTTCGGGGGTCACGAAACTGGCGCATCCGGCCTCCTTACTCCGGGTGGGTGGTGGGGCCCTCGAGCAGGTCTTCCCGAAGGGGAGAAAAGATGTCCAACAACTCTCCAGCTTCTAAGGCCTGGGTGCCGTGCTCGAGGCCGCCGGGAATGCACAAGAGGTCGCCGGCGGAAAGCTCGAGCACTTCTTCTCCTACCTGAAAGCGAAAACGCCCGCTCAGAATCTGGGTCAGTTGCTCGTGAGGGTGCGCGTGCAGGGCGCCGATTGCCCCCTTGGCGAAGCGAACCCGTACCGCCATCATGCGTTCGCCTAAAGCTACCAAGCGTCGCTCGACGCCTGGCCCAGCCGTTTCCCAATCGCTGTTGCACTCCATGCAAACTCCTTATCCTTAAGTGTTCAGTGGCCAGGGTTGGGGCGGTATGGCTCCCCTGTAGGCCAGCTTGGTCGCGGCCAGGTGGTTCGCCCGGATAGCGGCTTGGCAAGGTTCCTGCCCCTGCAGAAGGCTGTGCAGGAAGGCCCCGTTCCAGGCGTCCCCTGCGCCCGTGGTATCGCGAATGTGCCGGGGGGAGGTGGCGGGGACGTACAGAGGTTGTCCCTCCCAGGCCAGCCAAGCCCCTTCGGCCCCCGCTTTGAGCCCTACCCGTGGAAAGCGGGGGCTCAGGGCCTGCAAGGCTATGGGGGCCTCCAAGGACTCCAGGCCTTGCAGGGCTAGGTCGGCGGGAAAGCTCGGCAGGAGCACATCCACGTAGGGGGCGAGCTCTTCAAAGGCCTGCTGGGCGGCTCTTAGCCCACCGCGCTTTTCCCATAAGGCCGGGCGATAGTTGGGGTCATAGGCTACCAGGGCCCCGCTCGAGCGGGCCAGTTGGGCGGCTCGAAGGGTGGCGGCCTGGGCCGAGGGGGAGATGGCCTGGGTGATGCCCGACAGCAGCAGTATGCGGGCTGAAGCTAGGTAATCGGCTTCGAGGTCCTCGGGGGCAAGCCGAGAGGCGGCGCTGCCGGCGCGACGGTAGGTGAACTCGCGCTCCCCCCCTTCCCTCAGGCTGATGAAGTAGACCCCGTTCTCACCCTCAACCAGTGGGGCACAGCGGGTATCGATGCCCTCCGCACGCCAGGCCGCCAGCAATCCTGGCCCAAAGGGATCGGAACCCACGCGGCTCACGAAGCCGGTGTGCGAGCCCAGCCGAGAGGCGACTACCAGGGCGTTGAGCACATCCCCGCCGAAGGAGCGGGTGAAGTGGCGGGCCTGGGCCAGGGGTTCCTCGGCGAAGAACTCCACCATGCACTCGCCCACACCAATTAAGTCCAGCACCTTCATGCTGCGCCTGCCTTCTCCAGCGCCTGGCGGGTGGCGGCCTCGATGGCAGCCCAGTCCTTGCTCTCGAGCGCGGCTTGGGGGAAGAGATTCGAGCCCAGGCCCACTGCCAGGGCTCCGGCCTGGCGATAGGCCAGAACTTCACTGGGCTTAATCCCCCCGGTTGCCAGGATCTGTAGGTCGGGGAAAGGCCCCAGCAGATCCTTGAGGTAGCGGACTCCCCCGCTCGAGCCTGCCGGGAAAACCTTGATCACTTCGGCGCCCAAGCGCCTAGCCTGCGCGATCTCGGTAGGGGTGAGTACGCCCGGCACGTAGGGTACTCCTGCTTCGCGCCCCAGCTCCAGCAACGCTTCGTCCAGGTGGGGGCTGACCAGGAATTGCGCGCCTGCCTCGAGCGCAGCGCTTCCTTGCTGTGCGTTCATCACCGTGCCCACACCCAGCAGCACCCCTTTGGGTAGCTGTTCGTGCAATCTGCGTAGGGCTTCGAGCACCCCTGGGGTGGTGAAGGTTAGCTCGAGGGCCCGCAAACCGCCACGGGCCGCGGCCTGCGCGGCCTCTACGGCGTCTGAGGCCGCTGGGGCTCGCAGCACCCCTACCACCCGGGCTTGGGCCAGTACGCGAGGGAAATCCTGAGCGCTCATCTCGCTCCTAGCGGGCCATCCAGCCCCCGTCCACTACCAGGATGTGGCCGTTGACGTAGTCGGAGGCCGGCGAGGCCAGAAACACCGCCGCGCCCACCAGGTCTGCGGGCTCGCCCCAGCGCCCGGCGGGGATGCGCTCGAGGATCTGCCTCGAGCGCTCGGGGTCGGCCCGCAAAGCCGCGGTATTGTTGGTGGCGATGTAGCCCGGTGCAATGGCGTTGACGTTGAGCCCTTTGGCCGCCCACTCGTTGGCCAAAGCTTTGGTGAGGCCCGCTACGGCGTGCTTGGCTGCGGTGTAGGAGGGTACGCGGATGCCCCCTTGAAACGACAGCAGCGAGGCGATGTTGATGATTTTGCCTCTTCCGCGCTTCAGCATTTCCCGGCCTACGGTTTGGGACATGCGCCACACTGCGTTAAGGTTGAGTTCGATCACGTCTTGCCAGTCGGCGTTGCCGAAGTGCTCGGCCCACTCCCGCCGGATGATGCCGGCGTTGTTGACCAAGATGTCTACGGGCCCCAGGGTGGCTTCAACTTCAGCAACCACCCGCGCCGCCGATTCCGGCTTCATCAAGTCCGCGTATACGGCGTGAAAACGCCGTCCGGCCGCCTCCACCGCCTGTTGGGTCTGGAGGGCGTCGGCGGTGGGGCTGACGATGGCCACATCGGCCCCAGCCTGGGCTAAACCAATGGCGATGGCTTGTCCGATGCCCACCGCTCCGCCGGTAACTAGGGCTATTCGGCCCTTGATCGAAAACATCTCCACGTAAAACCTCCCTGTGCTGGGTTTTTCAGCGGCAAGATGGCCCGCTGGGCCTCGAGTTCATGTCTTTCCCTAAACCATCCCTACCGTTTTCTGCACCCAGGCCAGGTCGGGATCGAAGCGTACCCCCTGCCGCCGTCCCTCGCCAGCCAAGAACCACAAGTAATAGCCGGTGTACCCGGGTGCGCTGACGTAGGTGTGGTAGCCGTGGGGGATGGAGAGCAGGGTTTCGTCTTTAACCAGGTAAGTTTGGTCGTAGCCGCGCTCGGGGCTGTAGTGGCGGGTGAGCCCCCAACCTTCCGCAGAGGAGATGCGGAAGTAGTACATCTCCTCGTGGAAGACCTCGCTCCCCTGTGCGATTTCGTGTTTATGCGGGGGATATGTGCTCCAGTTGCCGCTGGGGGTGAGGGTCTCGCCCACGATCAATCGGCTGGCCGGTCGCCCGTCCGGCTCGACCAGGATCTCGCGGAAGTGGCGGGTAAAGTTGAGGGTACCCCACTTGCCGGTGTTGACCTGCTCGGGTCGGATCTCGTAGGGCTCGGTCTCGAGGTCGCTGGGTGCTGAAGGCAAGGCGGCTTCGAAGCGGGTATGGGCCCGCACCGTGTAGAGCTGCCCTTTGGGCAGGTAGACGCTGTGAGGGTTGCCCGCGAACACGTTGGGCCTTCCCCCCACCCGTGCAAACACCCGCCCTCCCACCTCGACCTCGGCAGTACCGGAAAGGGCTACCAGTAGCACCTCGCGCTCGCCGGTCTGGCCGGTGTAGCTCTGGCCGGCCTCGAGGTTGAGCTTGGCGAAAGCCAGCAGCTTGCAGGCTTCATCGTCCAGGGGCTTTAAGCCTGGACCTTGGGGAATGGTGTGGAAGTAGCGCATCAGGCTCCTCACTTTAGGAGGGGGCAGGGCTTGGTCGGACCTGCCCCCTAGAACTCACTTCAGATATCCGCTTTCCCTCAGGGCCTTTTCCGCTGCCGCTTCATATTGCTCGAAGCGGATGTTGCGCAGGCCACTCAAAAACTGATTCCAGCTCGAGTCGTTGATGGGCCGCTGACCCAAGGCGAACTGCACCAGGTTCTCCGAGACGTAGCGCTCGAGGTCGGCTTGGTTGGAGGCGGCTTTGACGATGAGGTCGCCGGTGCGGTCAATCCAGTTACCCTGGCGCTGAGCTTGAGCCATAAGCTGGTACATCACGTACTTGCGTCCGCCGACGCTGATCTCGGGGTAGCGGCCCCGCATCTCCAGGGGGTTGCCGTTGAAGGCCAGCCAGCGCATCTGGGTATAGCTTCCGCGCACGCTGATGGGGATTTGGGTGTTGACGGTAGGCACGTTGTTGGGCAGGGTGTAATCGGTCTTGTAGCGGCCCCAGCCCAGCAGGAAGTAGCCTTCGCCGCTATGGGCCCACTCGAGGAAGCGCGCAATGGCCGAACCCTTACCGGCATCCATGGCCCGCTTGGAGACCGCATATAACCACCCGGCTGAGGAGTAGGTGCCCATCGAACTCTTGCCCTCGGGGCCTTTGGGCGGCGGCAGCAGAAGCAGCTCGGCATTGGGGTTGTTGGCGTGGAAGTTCTGTAAGCCTGCTTGCAGGCCGCCCACGCTCTCGAAAAACATTCCGTAGCGCCCCTGCTGCCAGCGGGTGCGCAGGTCGGCCCGGCGCATGGTGACCCAGTCCGGGTCAATGACCTTAGCCTCGACCAACCGCCGGACGTACTCGGTAGCCTTGCGGAAGTTGGCCTCACGAACGTTGGCGGCAAAAGCCTTGGGGTTATAGTTCCAGGTGCCGGCCACGCCGTAAGCGCCATAGACCCACTGGAAGTGGTTGCCCAGGCCCAGACCCGGCAGGATACCGGCAGTGTCAAAGTCGATCACCCCACCAAAGCCGTAGGTGTCGTTGCGCCCGTTGCCATCGGGGTCGCGCTCGGTGAAGGCCTTGGCTACCTCGAAGAACTCCTCGAGGGTGGTGGGAGCTTTAAGCCCCAGCTTATCGAGCCAGTCCTTGCGCACCCAGATACCGTACTGACGGCTTAGGGTTACGGGTTCTAAAAAGCCGTAGATCTGGCCGTTGCTGGTGACCAATAGGTTGCGCCGGGTGTTGCTATAACGGTCAGCAGTACGCTTGGGCATCAAGGAGAAGAGGTTATTCACCGGAGCAAGCTGGCCTTGCTGTACCAGGCGGTCGAAGAGGGCCAGGCTGCGCACCTCGAAGAGGTCGGGGAGGTCGTTGGCTGCGGCTAGTGCTCCCAGGCGGTTGTCGCCGTCGGCCCCGGTAGGCAGCATGGTGAACTTGAGGTTGATACCCAGCTTATCCCGCACGATGCGATAAACCTCCCAATTGGCCGGGGGAGCGGGTGCTTCGGGATTGGCCGCATACAGGGCTACGCTAAGGTCGGTGAGGTTGGCCTGGGCCTGCCCCAGGCTGCCGCAAACCATCAAAGAAAACAAGATCCTAAAGCCTATGCGCATCGCTACCTCCTATTCCTTCACACTGCCCAGGAGCACACCCTTGGTGAAATAGCGCTGGATCCAGGGATACACCAAGAGCATGGGCAGCGTGATCAGGACTACAGCCGCCATCTTCAAAGCCTCCGCCGGAGCAGCCTGGGCCGCTCCGCCCTCGACGTACTCCGCCACGTTGAGGCCGGTAAGGATATCGCGCAGCACCACCGGCAAGGGCATGAGGTTGCGGTCGGAGAGAAAGAGGATGGGCTCGAAGAAGTTGTTCCAGTTGGCCACGCCATAAAACAGACCGATGGTCAGAAGAATGGGCCGGGAGAGCGGCAGAACGACATGCCGCAAAATTTGCCAGTCGTTGGCCCCGTCGATGCGAGCGGCCTCCTCTAGGCTTTCCGGAAGGCTTTGGAAGAAGGTCTTCATCACCAGCAGGTTGTAGACGCTCACCGCCCCGTTGAGTAGCACCGCCCAGTAGCTGTTGAGTAGCCCAAGGTCTTTGACCACCAAGAAGGTAGGGATCAAGCCGGCGTTGAAGAGGAAGGTGAAGAGGATCAGGCCCACGATGAAGCCCCTCCCGGGCAGCTCCCGCCGGGAGAGGGGATAGGCGGCCATGACGGTGAGTGTGAGGCTGATGGCCACCCCACCAAAGGTCAGGATCAGGCTGTTGAGTGTAGCCTGCCAGATAGTGGGTTGGAAGATGAGCTGAGCATAGGATGCGAAGGACCATTCCCACGGCGGCAGGAAAAGGCTGGGGCTTTTGCCAAAGGGCAGCAGCGAGACCATTGCCACGTACCACATGGGTACCAGGGTCACTACCAAAACCCCGATTAGAAACGCGTCAATTCCCCATTCGAACAGACGATCGCTACGGGACATTGCTTTTTTCATGGCTTCCTCCTAATACAGCCCAGTCCCCACAAAGCGCCGCGCCAGGCGGTTGGCCACCACGATCAGCACCAGGCCGATGATTCCTTTGAACAGCCCCACCGCTGTGGCCAGGCTGAACTGGAAGTTCTGGATGCCCTGTCGGTAGACCCAGGTATCGATGATGTCTCCCACGCTGTACACCGGCAGCGAGTAGAGCACAAAGATTTGATGGAAGCCCGCATCGAGGATGCTGCCGATTTTTAGCAGCAGCACCAACACCAGCACGTCCATAATGCCGGGGAGGGAGATGTGGCGCACCTGCTGCCAGCGTGAGGCTCCGTCAATGGCTGCGGCTTCGTAGAGGGTGGGGTTGATGGAGAGCAGTGCAGCCAGGAACAAAATCGCGCTCCAGCCGGTCTCCTTCCAGACCTCTGAGAGCACCACCACGGGTTGGAATGTGGTGGTGGAGGTGAGGAAGGGCACCGGCTCGAGCCCCAGCGCCCGCAGCCCGCTGTTGACGAGCCCTTCGCTGGGCGAGAGCATGGCCAGTAGGATGCCGTAGACGATGACCCATGATAGGAAGTGCGGTAGGTAGCTTATGGTCTGCACTACCCGTGCAAGAAAGCGACGGCTGGTTTCATGCAGGGCGATAGCCAGCAGTATCGCAGGGGGAATGCCGAGTACGATTTTGGCAAGACTGATGACGAGGGTATTGGTCAGGAGCTGCCCAAAATAGTAAGAGTTGAAAAACTCTAGGAAGTGTTGCAGTCCTACCCACGGGCTACCCCAAACCCCGAGGGTGGGCTGGAAGTCACGGAAAGCGATTTGGGCGTTCCACAGCGGCCAATAGCGGAAAATAAGAAAATACAGTAGGCCGGGCAAAAGCATGAGGTAGAGGCTTCGGTGGCGCCAAACCGAGCGGGCCAGGTGTTTTAAGCCCGGGCGTAGCGCAGAGGCGGGCCTGTTGGGATGGGCAGGATTCATCGGTTTCTCCTCCGGCTCCTCAGTGCTGGGGGAGGGGCGCTCGAGCCCCGAACCACCAGCTCGCTGGGGAACTCTATAAGCACGTCTTGCAGCTTTTCCCCGGCCATCGCCCGGGCGATAAGTTCCACGGCGGCCTGGGCCATGGCCGGGATGGGGTGGGCCACGGTGGTCAGGCCGGGGTGAGAATGGGCGGCGGCGGGGATGTCGTCGAAGCCCACCACCGAGAGGTCTTCGGGCACTTGTAGCCCACGGGAGCGTGCAGCAGCAATCACTCCGAAGGCCGTGAGGTCGCTAGCGGCGAAGATGGCGGTAGGTGGGTTCTCGAGACTCAACAGCTCGTGCCCTGCTTCCACCCCCCGCTGCTGGGTAAAGTCCCCGGGGCGTACCAACTGCTCGTCCCATAGCCCGGCGGCCATCATGCACTCCCGGTAGGCCCGCAAGCGTTCGGCGGCTTGGCTGGAGTGGCTCGCGCCGCCTACGAAGCCGATACGCCGATGGCCTAAAGCCATCAGATGCCTCACGGCGGCTAGAGAACCCTCGAAACTATCGGCGCGTACCACTGGAAGGTGGGTGGGGGCGCCGAAGTGGTTGACCAGCACCACCGGAGAGCGGCTGCGCTCGAGGGTGGCCAGAAAGCCCGCCGCTCCAATAGGAACCACAAACACCAACCCGTCGGCCAACCCCCCTAGCAAGGTGCCTACCCGTTCGCGCTCGCGCTCCGGGTCACGCGAGGTGGTGAAGACGGCCAGGTCGTAGCCCATCTGGCTGGCGGCATCGGCCGCGGCGCGCGCTACTTCGGCAAAGTAGGGGCTTACCAGTTCGGGTATGACCATCCCCAGGATCTGGGTGGGGCGCCCTCGCAGGCTGCGGGCGGCGGTGTTGGCCACGTAGCCGAGCTGGCTGGCTGCCTGGAGAACCCGTGCCCGAGTGGCCTCGGAGATGCGCCCCTTATTGTTGAGCACCTTGGATACCGTGATCATGGAGACACCGGCGAGGCGGGCGACGTGAGCTAGGGTAACCTTTTCATCAGACATAGTGATGCATTGTCCTTATCGAACTAACTTTTTGAGTTAACGTTAACTCAAACGATAGCCTTCAAGCCATATCCTGTCAACCCCATCCCGGTTATATAGGGGAGGGGGTTGT
Encoded proteins:
- a CDS encoding cupin domain-containing protein, yielding MECNSDWETAGPGVERRLVALGERMMAVRVRFAKGAIGALHAHPHEQLTQILSGRFRFQVGEEVLELSAGDLLCIPGGLEHGTQALEAGELLDIFSPLREDLLEGPTTHPE
- a CDS encoding extracellular solute-binding protein; amino-acid sequence: MRIGFRILFSLMVCGSLGQAQANLTDLSVALYAANPEAPAPPANWEVYRIVRDKLGINLKFTMLPTGADGDNRLGALAAANDLPDLFEVRSLALFDRLVQQGQLAPVNNLFSLMPKRTADRYSNTRRNLLVTSNGQIYGFLEPVTLSRQYGIWVRKDWLDKLGLKAPTTLEEFFEVAKAFTERDPDGNGRNDTYGFGGVIDFDTAGILPGLGLGNHFQWVYGAYGVAGTWNYNPKAFAANVREANFRKATEYVRRLVEAKVIDPDWVTMRRADLRTRWQQGRYGMFFESVGGLQAGLQNFHANNPNAELLLLPPPKGPEGKSSMGTYSSAGWLYAVSKRAMDAGKGSAIARFLEWAHSGEGYFLLGWGRYKTDYTLPNNVPTVNTQIPISVRGSYTQMRWLAFNGNPLEMRGRYPEISVGGRKYVMYQLMAQAQRQGNWIDRTGDLIVKAASNQADLERYVSENLVQFALGQRPINDSSWNQFLSGLRNIRFEQYEAAAEKALRESGYLK
- a CDS encoding LacI family DNA-binding transcriptional regulator; translated protein: MSDEKVTLAHVARLAGVSMITVSKVLNNKGRISEATRARVLQAASQLGYVANTAARSLRGRPTQILGMVIPELVSPYFAEVARAAADAASQMGYDLAVFTTSRDPERERERVGTLLGGLADGLVFVVPIGAAGFLATLERSRSPVVLVNHFGAPTHLPVVRADSFEGSLAAVRHLMALGHRRIGFVGGASHSSQAAERLRAYRECMMAAGLWDEQLVRPGDFTQQRGVEAGHELLSLENPPTAIFAASDLTAFGVIAAARSRGLQVPEDLSVVGFDDIPAAAHSHPGLTTVAHPIPAMAQAAVELIARAMAGEKLQDVLIEFPSELVVRGSSAPPPALRSRRRNR
- a CDS encoding sugar kinase, which gives rise to MKVLDLIGVGECMVEFFAEEPLAQARHFTRSFGGDVLNALVVASRLGSHTGFVSRVGSDPFGPGLLAAWRAEGIDTRCAPLVEGENGVYFISLREGGEREFTYRRAGSAASRLAPEDLEADYLASARILLLSGITQAISPSAQAATLRAAQLARSSGALVAYDPNYRPALWEKRGGLRAAQQAFEELAPYVDVLLPSFPADLALQGLESLEAPIALQALSPRFPRVGLKAGAEGAWLAWEGQPLYVPATSPRHIRDTTGAGDAWNGAFLHSLLQGQEPCQAAIRANHLAATKLAYRGAIPPQPWPLNT
- the iolB gene encoding 5-deoxy-glucuronate isomerase, translating into MRYFHTIPQGPGLKPLDDEACKLLAFAKLNLEAGQSYTGQTGEREVLLVALSGTAEVEVGGRVFARVGGRPNVFAGNPHSVYLPKGQLYTVRAHTRFEAALPSAPSDLETEPYEIRPEQVNTGKWGTLNFTRHFREILVEPDGRPASRLIVGETLTPSGNWSTYPPHKHEIAQGSEVFHEEMYYFRISSAEGWGLTRHYSPERGYDQTYLVKDETLLSIPHGYHTYVSAPGYTGYYLWFLAGEGRRQGVRFDPDLAWVQKTVGMV
- a CDS encoding carbohydrate ABC transporter permease, with translation MKKAMSRSDRLFEWGIDAFLIGVLVVTLVPMWYVAMVSLLPFGKSPSLFLPPWEWSFASYAQLIFQPTIWQATLNSLILTFGGVAISLTLTVMAAYPLSRRELPGRGFIVGLILFTFLFNAGLIPTFLVVKDLGLLNSYWAVLLNGAVSVYNLLVMKTFFQSLPESLEEAARIDGANDWQILRHVVLPLSRPILLTIGLFYGVANWNNFFEPILFLSDRNLMPLPVVLRDILTGLNVAEYVEGGAAQAAPAEALKMAAVVLITLPMLLVYPWIQRYFTKGVLLGSVKE
- the kduD gene encoding 2-dehydro-3-deoxy-D-gluconate 5-dehydrogenase KduD, translated to MFSIKGRIALVTGGAVGIGQAIAIGLAQAGADVAIVSPTADALQTQQAVEAAGRRFHAVYADLMKPESAARVVAEVEATLGPVDILVNNAGIIRREWAEHFGNADWQDVIELNLNAVWRMSQTVGREMLKRGRGKIINIASLLSFQGGIRVPSYTAAKHAVAGLTKALANEWAAKGLNVNAIAPGYIATNNTAALRADPERSRQILERIPAGRWGEPADLVGAAVFLASPASDYVNGHILVVDGGWMAR
- a CDS encoding bifunctional 4-hydroxy-2-oxoglutarate aldolase/2-dehydro-3-deoxy-phosphogluconate aldolase; amino-acid sequence: MSAQDFPRVLAQARVVGVLRAPAASDAVEAAQAAARGGLRALELTFTTPGVLEALRRLHEQLPKGVLLGVGTVMNAQQGSAALEAGAQFLVSPHLDEALLELGREAGVPYVPGVLTPTEIAQARRLGAEVIKVFPAGSSGGVRYLKDLLGPFPDLQILATGGIKPSEVLAYRQAGALAVGLGSNLFPQAALESKDWAAIEAATRQALEKAGAA
- a CDS encoding ABC transporter permease, producing the protein MLLPGLLYFLIFRYWPLWNAQIAFRDFQPTLGVWGSPWVGLQHFLEFFNSYYFGQLLTNTLVISLAKIVLGIPPAILLAIALHETSRRFLARVVQTISYLPHFLSWVIVYGILLAMLSPSEGLVNSGLRALGLEPVPFLTSTTTFQPVVVLSEVWKETGWSAILFLAALLSINPTLYEAAAIDGASRWQQVRHISLPGIMDVLVLVLLLKIGSILDAGFHQIFVLYSLPVYSVGDIIDTWVYRQGIQNFQFSLATAVGLFKGIIGLVLIVVANRLARRFVGTGLY